The Pongo pygmaeus isolate AG05252 chromosome 11, NHGRI_mPonPyg2-v2.0_pri, whole genome shotgun sequence genome includes a region encoding these proteins:
- the ZEB2 gene encoding zinc finger E-box-binding homeobox 2 isoform X3 → MKQPIMADGPRCKRRKQANPRRKNVVNYDNVVDTGSETDEEDKLHIAEDDGIANPLDQETSPASVPNHESSPLVSQALLPREEEEDEIREGGVEHPWHNNEILQASVDGPVKNANCTSDFEEYFAKRKLEERDGHAVSIEEYLQRSDTAIIYPEAPEELSRLGTPEANGQEENDLPPGTPDAFAQLLTCPYCDRGYKRLTSLKEHIKYRHEKNEENFSCPLCSYTFAYRTQLERHMVTHKPGTDQHQMLTQGAGNRKFKCTECGKAFKYKHHLKEHLRIHSGEKPYECPNCKKRFSHSGSYSSHISSKKCIGLISVNGRMRNNIKTGSSPNSVSSSPTNSAITQLRNKLENGKPLSMSEQTGLLKIKTEPLDFNDYKVLMATHGFSGTSPFMNGGLGATSPLGVHPSAQSPMQHLGVGMEAPLLGFPTMNSNLSEVQKVLQIVDNTVSRQKMDCKAEEISKLKGYHMKDPCSQPEEQGVTSPNIPPVGLPVVSHNGATKSIIDYTLEKVNEAKACLQSLTTDSRRQISNIKKEKLRTLIDLVTDDKMIENHNISTPFSCQFCKESFPGPIPLHQHERYLCKMNEEIKAVLQPHENIVPNKAGVFVDNKALLLSSVLSEKGMTSPINPYKDHMSVLKAYYAMNMEPNSDELLKISIAVGLPQEFVKEWFEQRKVYQYSNSRSPSLERSSKPLAPNSNPPTKDSLLPRSPVKPMDSITSPSIAELHNSVTNCDPPLRLTKPSHFTNIKPVEKLDHSRSNTPSPLNLSSTSSKNSHSSSYTPNSFSSEELQAEPLDLSLPKQMKEPKSIIATKNKTKASSISLDHNSVSSSSENSDEPLNLTFIKKEFSNSNNLDNKSTNPVFGMNPFSAKPLYTALPPQSAFPPATFMPPVQTSIPGLRPYPGLDQMSFLPHMAYTYPTGAATFADMQQRRKYQRKQGFQGELLDGAQDYMSGLDDMTDSDSCLSRKKIKKTESGMYACDLCDKTFQKSSSLLRHKYEHTGKRPHQCQICKKAFKHKHHLIEHSRLHSGEKPYQCDKCGKRFSHSGSYSQHMNHRYSYCKREAEEREAAEREAREKGHLEPTELLMNRAYLQSITPQGYSDSEERESMPRDGESEKEHEKEGEDGYGKLGRQDGDEEFEEEEEESENKSMDTDPETIRDEEETGDHSMDDSSEDGKMETKSDHEEDNMEDGMNLK, encoded by the exons TGAAGAATGCAAATTGCACATCAGATTTTGAGGAATACTTTGCcaaaagaaaactggaggaaCGCGATGGTCATGCAGTCAGCATCGAGGAGTACCTTCAGCGCAGTGACACAGCCATTATTTACCCAGAAGCCCCTGAGGAGCTGTCTCGCCTTGGCACGCCAGAGGCCAATGGGCAAGAAGAAAATG ACCTGCCACCTGGAACTCCAGATGCTTTTGCCCAACTGCTGACCTGCCCCTACTGCGACCGGGGCTACAAGCGCTTGACATCACTGAAGGAGCACATCAAGTACCGCCACGAGAAGAATGAAGAGAACTTTTCCTGCCCTCTCTGTAGCTACACGTTTGCCTACCGCACCCAGCTCGAGCGGCATATGGTGACGCACAAGCCAGGGACAGATCAG caccaaatgctaACCCAAGGAGCAGGTAATCGCAAGTTCAAATGCACAGAGTGTGGCAAGGCCTTCAAATATAAACACCATCTGAAAGAACACCTGCGAATTCACAGTG gTGAAAAACCTTACGAGTGCCCAAACTGCAAGAAAcgtttctcccattctggttcCTACAGTTCGCACATCAGCAGCAAGAAATGTATTGGTTTAATCTCTGTAAATGGCCGAATGAGAAACAATATCAAGACGGGTTCTTCCCCtaattctgtttcttcttctcctACTAATTCAGCCATTACCCAGTTAAGAAACAAGTTGGAGAATGGAAAACCACTTAGTATGTCTGAACAGACAGGCttacttaaaattaaaacagaaccACTAGACTTCAATGACTATAAAGTTCTTATGGCTACACACGGGTTTAGTGGCACTAGTCCCTTTATGAATGGTGGACTTGGAGCCACCAGCCCTTTGGGAGTTCATCCATCTGCTCAGAGTCCAATGCAGCACTTAGGTGTAGGGATGGAAGCCCCTTTACTTGGGTTTCCCACCATGAATAGTAATTTAAGTGAGGTACAAAAGGTTCTACAGATTGTGGACAATACTGTTTCCAGGCAAAAAATGGACTGCAAGGCTGAAGAAATTTCAAAGTTGAAAGGTTATCACATGAAGGATCCATGCTCTCAACCTGAGGAACAAGGAGTTACTTCTCCTAATATTCCGCCTGTCGGTCTTCCGGTAGTGAGTCATAATGGTGCCACTAAAAGTATTATTGACTATACGTTAGAAAAAGTCAATGAAGCCAAAGCTTGCCTCCAGAGCTTGACTACTGACTCAAGGAGACAGATCAGTAATATAAAGAAAGAGAAGCTACGTACTTTAATAGATTTGGTCACCGATGACAAAATGATTGAGAACCACAACATATCCACTCCATTTTCATGCCAGTTCTGTAAAGAAAGTTTTCCTGGCCCCATCCCTTTGCATCAGCATGAACGTTACCTTTGTAAGATGAATGAAGAGATCAAGGCGGTCCTGCAGCCTCATGAAAACATAGTCCCCAACAAAGCCGGAGTTTTTGTTGATAATAAAGCCCTCCTCTTGTCATCTGTACTTTCTGAGAAAGGAATGACAAGCCCCATCAACCCATACAAGGACCACATGTCTGTACTCAAAGCATACTATGCTATGAACATGGAGCCCAACTCCGATGAACTGCTGAAAATTTCCATTGCTGTGGGCCTTCCTCAGGAATTTGTGAAGGAATGGTTTGAACAACGAAAAGTCTACCAGTACTCAAATTCCAGGTCCCCATCCCTGGAAAGAAGCTCCAAGCCGTTAGCTCCCAACAGTAACCCTCCCACAAAAGACTCTTTATTACCCAGGTCTCCCGTAAAACCTATGGACTCCATAACATCACCATCTATAGCAGAACTCCACAACAGTGTTACGAATTGTGATCCTCCTCTCAGGCTAACAAAACCTTCCCATTTTACCAATATTAAACCAGTTGAAAAATTGGACCACTCCAGGAGTAATACTCCTTCTCCCTTAAATCTTTCCTCCACATCTTCTAAAAACTCCCACAGTAGTTCATACACTCCAAACAGCTTCTCTTCTGAGGAGCTCCAGGCTGAGCCTTTAGACCTGTCATTaccaaaacaaatgaaagaacccAAAAGTATTATAgccacaaagaacaaaacaaaagctagTAGCATCAGTTTAGATCATAACAGTGtttcttcctcatctgaaaaCTCAGATGAGCCTCTGAACTTGACTTTTATCAAGAAGGaattttcaaattcaaataaTCTGGACAACAAAAGCACTAACCCAGTGTTCGGCATGAACCCATTTAGTGCCAAACCTTTATACACAGCTCTTCCACCTCAAAGCGCATTTCCCCCTGCTACTTTCATGCCACCAGTCCAGACCAGTATTCCTGGGCTACGACCATACCCAGGACTGGATCAGATGAGCTTCCTACCACATATGGCCTACACCTACCCAACTGGAGCAGCTACTTTTGCTGATATGCAGCAAAGGAGAAAGTACCAGCGGAAACAAGGATTTCAG ggagaattgcttgatggAGCACAAGACTACATGTCAGGCCTAGATGACATGACAGACTCCGACTCCTGTCTGTCTCGCAAGAAGATCAAGAAGACAGAGAGTGGCATGTATGCATGTGACTTATGTGACAAGACATTCCAGAAAAGCAGTTCCCTTCTGCGACATAAATACGAACACACAG GAAAAAGACCACATCAGTGTCAGATTTGTAAGAAAGCGTTTAAACACAAGCACCACCTTATCGAGCACTCAAGGCTTCACTCGGGCGAGAAGCCCTATCAGTGTGATAAATGTGGCAAGCGCTTCTCACACTCGGGCTCGTACTCGCAGCACATGAATCACAGGTATTCCTACTGCAAGCGGGAGGCGGAGGAGCGGGAAGCGGCGGAGCGCGAGGCGCGCGAGAAAGGGCACTTGGAACCCACCGAGCTGCTGATGAACCGGGCTTACTTGCAGAGCATTACCCCTCAGGGGTACTCTGACTCGGAGGAGAGGGAGAGTATGCCGAGGGATGGCGAGAGCGAGAAGGAGCACGAGAAAGAAGGCGAGGATGGCTACGGGAAGCTGGGCAGACAGGATGGCGACGAGGAGTtcgaggaggaagaggaagaaagtgaaaataaaagtatgGATACGGATCCCGAAACGATACGAGATGAAGAAGAGACTGGAGATCACTCCATGGACGATAGTTCGGAGGATGGgaaaatggaaaccaaatcaGACCACGAGGAAGACAATATGGAAGATGGCAT gaaCTTGAAGTGA
- the ZEB2 gene encoding zinc finger E-box-binding homeobox 2 isoform X4, producing the protein MKQPIMADGPRCKRRKQANPRRKNVVNYDNVVDTGSETDEEDKLHIAEDDGIANPLDQETSPASVPNHESSPLVSQALLPREEEEDEIREGGVEHPWHNNEILQASVDGPVKNANCTSDFEEYFAKRKLEERDGHAVSIEEYLQRSDTAIIYPEAPEELSRLGTPEANGQEENDLPPGTPDAFAQLLTCPYCDRGYKRLTSLKEHIKYRHEKNEENFSCPLCSYTFAYRTQLERHMVTHKPGTDQHQMLTQGAGNRKFKCTECGKAFKYKHHLKEHLRIHSGEKPYECPNCKKRFSHSGSYSSHISSKKCIGLISVNGRMRNNIKTGSSPNSVSSSPTNSAITQLRNKLENGKPLSMSEQTGLLKIKTEPLDFNDYKVLMATHGFSGTSPFMNGGLGATSPLGVHPSAQSPMQHLGVGMEAPLLGFPTMNSNLSEVQKVLQIVDNTVSRQKMDCKAEEISKLKGYHMKDPCSQPEEQGVTSPNIPPVGLPVVSHNGATKSIIDYTLEKVNEAKACLQSLTTDSRRQISNIKKEKLRTLIDLVTDDKMIENHNISTPFSCQFCKESFPGPIPLHQHERYLCKMNEEIKAVLQPHENIVPNKAGVFVDNKALLLSSVLSEKGMTSPINPYKDHMSVLKAYYAMNMEPNSDELLKISIAVGLPQEFVKEWFEQRKVYQYSNSRSPSLERSSKPLAPNSNPPTKDSLLPRSPVKPMDSITSPSIAELHNSVTNCDPPLRLTKPSHFTNIKPVEKLDHSRSNTPSPLNLSSTSSKNSHSSSYTPNSFSSEELQAEPLDLSLPKQMKEPKSIIATKNKTKASSISLDHNSVSSSSENSDEPLNLTFIKKEFSNSNNLDNKSTNPVFGMNPFSAKPLYTALPPQSAFPPATFMPPVQTSIPGLRPYPGLDQMSFLPHMAYTYPTGAATFADMQQRRKYQRKQGFQGELLDGAQDYMSGLDDMTDSDSCLSRKKIKKTESGMYACDLCDKTFQKSSSLLRHKYEHTGKRPHQCQICKKAFKHKHHLIEHSRLHSGEKPYQCDKCGKRFSHSGSYSQHMNHRYSYCKREAEEREAAEREAREKGHLEPTELLMNRAYLQSITPQGYSDSEERESMPRDGESEKEHEKEGEDGYGKLGRQDGDEEFEEEEEESENKSMDTDPETIRDEEETGDHSMDDSSEDGKMETKSDHEEDNMEDGM; encoded by the exons TGAAGAATGCAAATTGCACATCAGATTTTGAGGAATACTTTGCcaaaagaaaactggaggaaCGCGATGGTCATGCAGTCAGCATCGAGGAGTACCTTCAGCGCAGTGACACAGCCATTATTTACCCAGAAGCCCCTGAGGAGCTGTCTCGCCTTGGCACGCCAGAGGCCAATGGGCAAGAAGAAAATG ACCTGCCACCTGGAACTCCAGATGCTTTTGCCCAACTGCTGACCTGCCCCTACTGCGACCGGGGCTACAAGCGCTTGACATCACTGAAGGAGCACATCAAGTACCGCCACGAGAAGAATGAAGAGAACTTTTCCTGCCCTCTCTGTAGCTACACGTTTGCCTACCGCACCCAGCTCGAGCGGCATATGGTGACGCACAAGCCAGGGACAGATCAG caccaaatgctaACCCAAGGAGCAGGTAATCGCAAGTTCAAATGCACAGAGTGTGGCAAGGCCTTCAAATATAAACACCATCTGAAAGAACACCTGCGAATTCACAGTG gTGAAAAACCTTACGAGTGCCCAAACTGCAAGAAAcgtttctcccattctggttcCTACAGTTCGCACATCAGCAGCAAGAAATGTATTGGTTTAATCTCTGTAAATGGCCGAATGAGAAACAATATCAAGACGGGTTCTTCCCCtaattctgtttcttcttctcctACTAATTCAGCCATTACCCAGTTAAGAAACAAGTTGGAGAATGGAAAACCACTTAGTATGTCTGAACAGACAGGCttacttaaaattaaaacagaaccACTAGACTTCAATGACTATAAAGTTCTTATGGCTACACACGGGTTTAGTGGCACTAGTCCCTTTATGAATGGTGGACTTGGAGCCACCAGCCCTTTGGGAGTTCATCCATCTGCTCAGAGTCCAATGCAGCACTTAGGTGTAGGGATGGAAGCCCCTTTACTTGGGTTTCCCACCATGAATAGTAATTTAAGTGAGGTACAAAAGGTTCTACAGATTGTGGACAATACTGTTTCCAGGCAAAAAATGGACTGCAAGGCTGAAGAAATTTCAAAGTTGAAAGGTTATCACATGAAGGATCCATGCTCTCAACCTGAGGAACAAGGAGTTACTTCTCCTAATATTCCGCCTGTCGGTCTTCCGGTAGTGAGTCATAATGGTGCCACTAAAAGTATTATTGACTATACGTTAGAAAAAGTCAATGAAGCCAAAGCTTGCCTCCAGAGCTTGACTACTGACTCAAGGAGACAGATCAGTAATATAAAGAAAGAGAAGCTACGTACTTTAATAGATTTGGTCACCGATGACAAAATGATTGAGAACCACAACATATCCACTCCATTTTCATGCCAGTTCTGTAAAGAAAGTTTTCCTGGCCCCATCCCTTTGCATCAGCATGAACGTTACCTTTGTAAGATGAATGAAGAGATCAAGGCGGTCCTGCAGCCTCATGAAAACATAGTCCCCAACAAAGCCGGAGTTTTTGTTGATAATAAAGCCCTCCTCTTGTCATCTGTACTTTCTGAGAAAGGAATGACAAGCCCCATCAACCCATACAAGGACCACATGTCTGTACTCAAAGCATACTATGCTATGAACATGGAGCCCAACTCCGATGAACTGCTGAAAATTTCCATTGCTGTGGGCCTTCCTCAGGAATTTGTGAAGGAATGGTTTGAACAACGAAAAGTCTACCAGTACTCAAATTCCAGGTCCCCATCCCTGGAAAGAAGCTCCAAGCCGTTAGCTCCCAACAGTAACCCTCCCACAAAAGACTCTTTATTACCCAGGTCTCCCGTAAAACCTATGGACTCCATAACATCACCATCTATAGCAGAACTCCACAACAGTGTTACGAATTGTGATCCTCCTCTCAGGCTAACAAAACCTTCCCATTTTACCAATATTAAACCAGTTGAAAAATTGGACCACTCCAGGAGTAATACTCCTTCTCCCTTAAATCTTTCCTCCACATCTTCTAAAAACTCCCACAGTAGTTCATACACTCCAAACAGCTTCTCTTCTGAGGAGCTCCAGGCTGAGCCTTTAGACCTGTCATTaccaaaacaaatgaaagaacccAAAAGTATTATAgccacaaagaacaaaacaaaagctagTAGCATCAGTTTAGATCATAACAGTGtttcttcctcatctgaaaaCTCAGATGAGCCTCTGAACTTGACTTTTATCAAGAAGGaattttcaaattcaaataaTCTGGACAACAAAAGCACTAACCCAGTGTTCGGCATGAACCCATTTAGTGCCAAACCTTTATACACAGCTCTTCCACCTCAAAGCGCATTTCCCCCTGCTACTTTCATGCCACCAGTCCAGACCAGTATTCCTGGGCTACGACCATACCCAGGACTGGATCAGATGAGCTTCCTACCACATATGGCCTACACCTACCCAACTGGAGCAGCTACTTTTGCTGATATGCAGCAAAGGAGAAAGTACCAGCGGAAACAAGGATTTCAG ggagaattgcttgatggAGCACAAGACTACATGTCAGGCCTAGATGACATGACAGACTCCGACTCCTGTCTGTCTCGCAAGAAGATCAAGAAGACAGAGAGTGGCATGTATGCATGTGACTTATGTGACAAGACATTCCAGAAAAGCAGTTCCCTTCTGCGACATAAATACGAACACACAG GAAAAAGACCACATCAGTGTCAGATTTGTAAGAAAGCGTTTAAACACAAGCACCACCTTATCGAGCACTCAAGGCTTCACTCGGGCGAGAAGCCCTATCAGTGTGATAAATGTGGCAAGCGCTTCTCACACTCGGGCTCGTACTCGCAGCACATGAATCACAGGTATTCCTACTGCAAGCGGGAGGCGGAGGAGCGGGAAGCGGCGGAGCGCGAGGCGCGCGAGAAAGGGCACTTGGAACCCACCGAGCTGCTGATGAACCGGGCTTACTTGCAGAGCATTACCCCTCAGGGGTACTCTGACTCGGAGGAGAGGGAGAGTATGCCGAGGGATGGCGAGAGCGAGAAGGAGCACGAGAAAGAAGGCGAGGATGGCTACGGGAAGCTGGGCAGACAGGATGGCGACGAGGAGTtcgaggaggaagaggaagaaagtgaaaataaaagtatgGATACGGATCCCGAAACGATACGAGATGAAGAAGAGACTGGAGATCACTCCATGGACGATAGTTCGGAGGATGGgaaaatggaaaccaaatcaGACCACGAGGAAGACAATATGGAAGATGGCATGTAA